A part of Macrobrachium nipponense isolate FS-2020 chromosome 26, ASM1510439v2, whole genome shotgun sequence genomic DNA contains:
- the LOC135199775 gene encoding cuticle protein AMP4-like, producing the protein MKAVVFVLCLAALASAAPKPQGDGPVVAILRDERVDNGDGNFNYAFEADNGISMQVSGTPGSEGQVNMEGVYLLPLADGGFAEIRFIANENGFQPSGDILPTPHPLPAHAIEQIRIAEQQRAEGITFE; encoded by the exons ATGAAAGCCGTA gtcttcGTCCTCTGCCTCGCCGCCCTGGCATCTGCCGCCCCTAAGCCTCAGGGAGACGGCCCCGTCGTCGCCATCTTGAGGGACGAACGCGTCGACAACGGCGACGGAAACTTCAACTACGCCTTCGAGGCCGACAACGGCATCTCCATGCAGGTCTCCGGAACCCCCGGTTCAGAGGGACAGGTCAACATGGAGGGAGTCTACCT CCTTCCTCTGGCTGACGGAGGCTTCGCCGAGATTCGCTTCATCGCCAACGAGAACGGCTTCCAGCCCTCAGGAGACATCctgcccaccccccacccactccCCGCCCACGCCATCGAGCAGATCCGCATCGCCGAGCAACAGAGGGCTGAAGGCATCACCTTCGAGTAA